The following are from one region of the uncultured Campylobacter sp. genome:
- a CDS encoding iron-sulfur cluster assembly scaffold protein, with product MAKNNLIGGSIWDEYSQNVQDRMNNPKFMGEITQDEAKARGGKLIVADFGAESCGDAVRLYWLVDEKTDRIMDAKFKSFGCGTAVASSDTMAELCVGKTVDEAVKITNIDVEKAMRDTPDVPAVPPQKMHCSVMAYDVIKAAAAQYKGVDPEHFEDEIIVCECARVSLGTIKEVIRLNDLHTVEEITQYTKAGAFCKSCVRPGGHEKREYYLVDILADTRAEMEREKKQALIDAQAAGKFDDVSFENMTVVGQLKAIESVIDRDIRPMLMMDGGNMEILDLQKDAEGKFDVYIRYMGACSGCASGATGTLYAIENVLQENLSPNIRVLPI from the coding sequence ATGGCAAAAAATAATCTAATCGGCGGCTCCATCTGGGACGAATACTCACAAAACGTCCAAGACCGCATGAACAATCCCAAATTTATGGGCGAGATAACGCAGGACGAGGCAAAAGCAAGAGGCGGTAAGCTCATTGTAGCGGATTTTGGCGCCGAAAGCTGCGGCGACGCGGTGAGGCTGTATTGGCTCGTGGATGAGAAAACCGACCGCATCATGGACGCTAAATTTAAAAGCTTTGGCTGCGGTACGGCGGTGGCAAGCTCGGATACTATGGCTGAGCTTTGCGTCGGCAAGACCGTGGACGAAGCGGTCAAAATCACCAACATCGACGTGGAAAAAGCCATGCGCGACACGCCCGACGTCCCTGCCGTCCCACCGCAAAAGATGCACTGCTCGGTCATGGCCTACGACGTCATCAAGGCCGCCGCAGCGCAGTACAAGGGCGTGGATCCTGAGCATTTCGAGGACGAGATCATCGTGTGCGAGTGCGCGCGCGTTAGCCTAGGCACGATCAAAGAGGTCATCCGCCTAAACGACCTACACACGGTCGAGGAGATCACGCAATACACCAAAGCAGGCGCCTTTTGCAAGTCCTGCGTGCGCCCTGGCGGACACGAAAAGCGCGAGTACTATCTCGTCGATATCCTCGCAGACACTAGAGCCGAGATGGAGCGAGAGAAAAAGCAAGCCCTCATCGACGCGCAGGCTGCGGGTAAATTTGACGACGTGAGCTTTGAAAATATGACCGTCGTGGGCCAGCTAAAAGCCATCGAAAGCGTCATAGATAGGGATATCCGCCCGATGCTGATGATGGACGGCGGTAATATGGAAATCCTCGATCTGCAAAAGGACGCCGAGGGCAAATTTGACGTCTATATCCGCTATATGGGTGCTTGCAGTGGCTGCGCGAGCGGCGCGACGGGCACGCTATACGCGATCGAAAACGTATTGCAAGAAAACCTTAGTCCAAATATACGCGTTTTGCCTATCTGA
- a CDS encoding class I SAM-dependent methyltransferase: MILPSNYDEIDFDALYKAQKARSSFGKKFAEDWDKKAPSFNEGVMKSAYAREFIDKIDFTDVSTLLDFACGAGALSVLAAKKADQIYGYDFSPKMLEFARENAQIYGAKNVKFAQKAFEDDWSDVPACDAVLASRCLEVDDLKAALNKLLSKTKKSLYITFKVGGSFVDDEILDAIGRKVEQKPDFVYLLNILFQMGYLPSLDYIKARCHAGPTTSAEELIQKTRWGLGGELSETEEARLAEYFNSGKYKPKQGFMHWAFVRVDKNG, translated from the coding sequence ATGATTTTACCTTCAAACTACGACGAGATCGACTTTGACGCACTTTATAAGGCGCAAAAGGCAAGAAGTTCATTCGGCAAAAAATTTGCAGAGGACTGGGACAAAAAGGCTCCGAGCTTCAACGAGGGCGTGATGAAAAGCGCCTACGCGCGAGAATTTATAGATAAGATCGATTTTACGGACGTTTCTACGCTGCTTGATTTTGCGTGCGGAGCGGGCGCGCTAAGCGTGCTGGCGGCGAAAAAAGCGGATCAAATTTACGGCTACGACTTTTCGCCTAAGATGCTAGAGTTTGCCCGAGAGAACGCTCAAATTTACGGCGCTAAAAACGTTAAATTCGCGCAAAAAGCCTTTGAGGACGACTGGTCGGACGTGCCCGCGTGCGACGCGGTTTTGGCCTCGCGCTGCCTTGAGGTGGACGATCTAAAAGCTGCGCTTAATAAGCTTCTTTCAAAGACTAAAAAATCGCTTTACATCACGTTTAAGGTCGGCGGCAGCTTCGTGGATGATGAGATTTTGGATGCGATAGGGCGTAAGGTGGAGCAAAAGCCCGACTTCGTCTATCTTTTAAACATCTTGTTTCAAATGGGTTATTTGCCTAGCCTTGACTATATAAAAGCTCGGTGTCATGCAGGTCCTACTACGAGTGCCGAGGAGCTCATACAAAAGACGCGCTGGGGGCTTGGCGGCGAGCTAAGCGAAACGGAGGAGGCGCGGCTAGCGGAGTATTTTAACAGCGGCAAATACAAACCGAAGCAAGGATTTATGCACTGGGCGTTCGTGCGAGTAGATAAAAACGGTTAA
- a CDS encoding iron ABC transporter permease translates to MSKKAFAFLTLLLALCVAGSILLGKYGFGASDYINYVTALLKGENLKEYEVMHTLLLEIRLPRILACVLIGASLAISGAAYQAMFVNPLVSPSILGVLSGAGFGAAVGMFFRLNEYLIQLSTFGFGFLAVAVALGVSALYSRSGSVIVLVLGGVISGSLFTSLLSVLKYAADPNDALPAITYFLMGSLGFASKSFIEISILPMCAGVLLLALSGKYLNALSLGEEEAKSLGVNVARVKIFIILVATFVSALSVTIAGIIGWIGLIVPHIARFIFGADNRAVLASSAMIGAIFLLFCDSFSRLIFTFEIPIGIVTSLFGIPMFIIVLRRAKRSF, encoded by the coding sequence ATGAGCAAAAAAGCGTTTGCATTTTTAACCCTGCTGCTGGCGCTTTGCGTCGCAGGCTCGATATTACTTGGCAAATACGGCTTTGGCGCGAGCGATTACATAAACTACGTCACCGCTCTTTTAAAAGGCGAAAATTTAAAAGAGTATGAAGTCATGCACACGCTCTTACTCGAGATCCGCCTGCCGCGCATACTTGCCTGCGTGCTCATCGGCGCGAGCCTAGCTATCAGCGGCGCGGCGTATCAGGCGATGTTCGTAAACCCGCTCGTAAGTCCCTCGATCCTGGGCGTGCTAAGCGGCGCGGGATTTGGCGCAGCAGTCGGGATGTTTTTTAGGCTCAATGAATACCTTATCCAGCTTAGCACATTCGGCTTCGGTTTTCTTGCCGTGGCGGTGGCACTGGGCGTCTCGGCGCTGTATTCGCGTAGCGGCAGCGTCATCGTGCTAGTGCTGGGCGGCGTCATCAGCGGCTCGCTCTTTACCTCGCTGCTCTCGGTGCTAAAATACGCCGCAGATCCCAATGACGCGCTTCCTGCTATCACCTATTTTTTGATGGGCAGCCTCGGCTTTGCGTCCAAAAGCTTCATAGAGATTTCAATCCTGCCGATGTGCGCGGGCGTTTTGCTGCTAGCGCTTAGCGGCAAATACCTGAACGCGCTAAGCCTTGGCGAGGAGGAGGCAAAGAGCCTGGGCGTAAACGTGGCGCGAGTTAAAATTTTCATCATCCTAGTCGCGACCTTCGTTAGCGCGCTTAGCGTGACGATCGCGGGCATCATCGGCTGGATCGGGCTTATCGTGCCGCACATCGCGCGCTTTATCTTCGGCGCCGACAACCGCGCGGTGCTAGCTAGCTCGGCGATGATCGGCGCGATATTTCTGCTCTTTTGCGACAGCTTCTCGCGGCTCATTTTTACCTTTGAGATCCCTATCGGCATCGTCACCTCGCTATTTGGCATCCCGATGTTTATCATCGTGCTTCGCCGCGCCAAGAGGAGCTTTTGA
- a CDS encoding ABC transporter substrate-binding protein, with product MFKKILIFLITAANFCFAMSEVQIKDYIAQNSENIEQLQGAPAKIYASSPPLLYMLYALDPSKISGTNFEWNDYERPYVKKEVQEQPVVGGFFGQGKIPNAEMLLRLNPDLILVNASSRNIKKMSEVFGSIKKPMLYLSATKLEDYLDGFEILGEVTGKKERAARLVNYAKESLNLTEQIEEYIKKNNLQKVKIYYAQGGDGLATECEGSWHATLIERAGAQNVHKCSEDPNAKSFGRVKISFEQLVKYDPEVILVYEKELFDKIYGDPKWQLLGAVKNKKAFYIPREPFSWFDRPPSFMRFLGLKWLINLTYPEAFKFDMARETREFYKLFLDLELTDEQIYKILGRGAE from the coding sequence ATGTTTAAAAAAATCCTAATTTTTCTAATTACGGCCGCAAATTTCTGCTTTGCGATGAGCGAGGTGCAGATCAAAGACTACATCGCTCAAAACAGCGAAAATATCGAGCAGCTGCAAGGCGCTCCAGCTAAAATTTATGCCAGCTCGCCGCCGCTTTTATATATGCTTTACGCGCTTGATCCTTCTAAAATCAGCGGCACGAATTTCGAATGGAATGATTACGAGCGCCCCTACGTCAAAAAAGAGGTGCAAGAGCAGCCCGTCGTGGGAGGCTTTTTCGGTCAGGGTAAGATCCCAAACGCCGAGATGCTGCTGCGCCTAAACCCAGATCTCATCCTCGTAAACGCAAGCTCGCGCAACATCAAAAAGATGAGCGAGGTTTTCGGCTCTATCAAAAAACCGATGCTCTATCTAAGCGCGACGAAGCTTGAGGATTATCTGGACGGGTTTGAAATTTTAGGCGAGGTGACGGGCAAAAAGGAGCGCGCCGCGCGCCTCGTAAATTACGCGAAAGAGTCGTTAAATTTGACCGAGCAGATCGAGGAATACATTAAGAAAAACAACCTACAAAAGGTAAAAATTTACTACGCGCAAGGCGGCGACGGGCTAGCCACCGAGTGCGAGGGCTCGTGGCACGCTACGCTCATCGAGCGAGCAGGCGCGCAAAACGTGCATAAGTGCAGCGAGGATCCAAATGCCAAATCCTTCGGGCGCGTAAAAATCAGCTTCGAGCAGCTCGTTAAATACGACCCCGAAGTCATCCTCGTCTACGAAAAGGAGCTGTTTGATAAAATTTACGGCGATCCGAAGTGGCAGCTGCTGGGCGCGGTGAAAAACAAAAAGGCGTTTTACATCCCGCGCGAGCCCTTTTCGTGGTTTGATCGCCCGCCTTCGTTTATGAGGTTTTTGGGGTTAAAATGGCTGATAAATTTGACCTACCCCGAGGCGTTTAAATTTGACATGGCTCGCGAGACGCGCGAGTTTTACAAGCTATTTTTGGATCTTGAGCTCACGGACGAGCAAATTTATAAAATTTTAGGACGGGGCGCCGAGTGA
- a CDS encoding ABC transporter ATP-binding protein, with the protein MRENLIEVRNLRFAYRDKPVLNGISFDVATGDTLSILGANGSGKSTLLRIMLGFLKFEGEVLIAGKSVRDYGKKELASLVAYVPQTHTPSYDYSVFDVALMGALCRTPLFSSFSAADKKLAEQALEKMGIAHLKNAPYTRVSGGERQLAYIARTLVQGTKAIFMDEPTNGLDFGNQIKLLEMIKALGDEGYTFVQTTHYPRHAKFVSNLTLFIKDGEILAFGRSEQLINAENIDKIYSINYERYEDRL; encoded by the coding sequence ATGCGAGAAAATTTGATAGAAGTGCGAAATTTGCGCTTTGCGTACCGCGATAAGCCCGTGCTAAATGGCATCAGCTTTGACGTCGCGACGGGCGATACACTAAGCATCCTAGGCGCCAACGGCAGCGGCAAAAGCACCCTGCTTCGCATAATGCTCGGGTTTTTAAAATTTGAGGGCGAGGTACTAATCGCGGGCAAAAGCGTGCGCGACTACGGTAAAAAGGAGCTCGCCTCACTCGTCGCCTACGTGCCGCAGACGCACACGCCGTCCTATGACTACAGCGTCTTTGATGTCGCGCTGATGGGCGCGCTGTGTAGGACGCCGCTGTTTTCTAGCTTTAGCGCGGCGGATAAAAAGCTAGCCGAGCAGGCGCTGGAAAAGATGGGTATCGCTCATCTAAAAAACGCGCCCTACACAAGGGTTAGCGGCGGCGAGCGGCAGCTGGCGTACATCGCGCGCACGCTGGTTCAGGGCACTAAAGCGATCTTTATGGACGAGCCGACAAACGGGCTGGACTTCGGCAATCAGATCAAGCTGCTCGAGATGATAAAAGCGCTGGGAGATGAGGGCTATACCTTCGTGCAGACGACGCACTACCCGCGGCATGCGAAGTTCGTTTCAAATTTGACGCTATTTATAAAAGACGGCGAAATTTTAGCCTTCGGGCGCAGCGAGCAGCTCATAAATGCCGAAAATATCGATAAAATTTACAGCATAAACTACGAAAGATACGAGGATAGATTATGA
- a CDS encoding TonB-dependent receptor: protein MSPQTGGVANFKVPNAISNDTQWLGQEWSSMDLESYNASIKFKYDFSENWYGEAGYNYHISDRYTVEQGHTLTGNNGEVSTSVQNHGSKAPRFILQSWFAKAMGNVQTGSIEHNLGISTYGYIYESKTNDPVGGNSNLRNQRWGNFSKFNMPNNFYKSGGLKKAIYFKTYNATLADDIKFNDKFSFLGALTYTWVNQKSYANKPTNNDPRIQVGDNTDKELTWLAGLTYRPFDNTSIYFTYSNSIQVDGLVPPNYDAGRTLVYVKPVKTKQYELGAKMTLGGVDLSSALFQIERPLYYRVSNGVFAKQGKQVNRGLEATAGGKLGEYVSVYGGFMLLDAKLKDTYLGAMNKKYVVGAPKFQSNVVFDFAVPNTDKLNFMTNLHYTGKRYVDDRNTQSVDGYFTADLGVRYATKSWLGKQTTLRFNVNNIFDKKYYVSVRPGESDGAGTGTTDLYLGDSRNFMASFEVKF, encoded by the coding sequence ATGTCTCCGCAAACGGGCGGCGTAGCTAATTTTAAAGTACCTAACGCCATCTCAAACGATACGCAGTGGCTCGGGCAAGAGTGGTCGAGTATGGATTTAGAAAGCTACAACGCTAGCATCAAATTTAAATACGATTTTAGCGAAAACTGGTACGGCGAAGCGGGCTACAACTACCACATTTCAGATCGCTACACCGTAGAGCAAGGACACACGCTAACTGGCAATAACGGCGAGGTTTCTACCTCCGTGCAAAATCACGGAAGCAAAGCGCCTAGATTTATCTTGCAAAGCTGGTTTGCCAAAGCGATGGGAAACGTCCAAACGGGCAGTATAGAGCATAACCTCGGTATCTCGACCTACGGCTATATCTACGAGTCAAAAACGAATGATCCGGTCGGCGGTAACTCGAATTTAAGAAATCAGCGCTGGGGCAATTTTAGTAAATTTAACATGCCGAATAACTTTTACAAATCAGGCGGCCTAAAAAAGGCGATTTATTTTAAAACCTACAACGCGACTTTAGCCGACGATATCAAATTTAACGATAAATTTAGCTTCCTAGGCGCGCTAACGTATACCTGGGTAAACCAAAAAAGCTACGCAAACAAACCGACTAATAACGACCCTAGAATCCAAGTCGGAGATAATACCGACAAGGAGCTAACGTGGCTAGCCGGACTAACGTATAGACCGTTTGATAACACAAGCATTTATTTCACCTACTCAAACAGTATCCAAGTAGACGGCCTAGTACCGCCTAACTACGATGCCGGCAGGACGCTAGTATACGTAAAACCGGTCAAAACGAAACAATACGAACTTGGCGCAAAAATGACGCTTGGCGGCGTAGACCTATCTAGCGCGCTCTTTCAGATTGAAAGGCCGCTTTATTATAGAGTCAGCAACGGCGTTTTTGCAAAGCAAGGCAAGCAAGTCAACCGCGGCCTAGAAGCGACCGCAGGCGGAAAGCTAGGCGAATACGTGAGCGTTTACGGCGGCTTTATGCTACTTGACGCGAAGCTAAAAGACACCTATCTGGGTGCGATGAATAAAAAATACGTAGTGGGCGCACCTAAATTTCAGTCAAACGTCGTGTTTGATTTCGCCGTACCGAATACCGATAAGCTAAATTTCATGACGAATTTACACTACACCGGCAAACGTTACGTCGATGATAGAAATACCCAGAGCGTGGACGGCTATTTTACGGCCGATCTTGGCGTTAGATACGCGACTAAATCATGGCTAGGCAAGCAAACGACGCTAAGATTTAACGTCAATAATATCTTTGATAAAAAATACTACGTAAGCGTACGCCCCGGCGAGAGCGATGGAGCCGGAACCGGTACGACCGATCTATATCTAGGCGATAGCAGAAACTTCATGGCATCGTTCGAGGTTAAATTCTAG
- a CDS encoding TonB-dependent receptor plug domain-containing protein, whose amino-acid sequence MKISFIVCAFLSLCAGAANAADSVKLDAVEVTNSAGESISDSGISERFLQKDALFGPLMDKKIKDIPLQINTVTGELAQNLGASGLENVWRTVPSATVSYMGSGSVTRPGTRGMYGGVIGNNYWDGFMVTATAAVPMMIFEKLEVQNGLSGSLYGSQHPSGIFNYTRKRPVSNQTIVRTDWSEKSNFGLMLDTLDRFEKVGYRGFFILTTAKAS is encoded by the coding sequence ATGAAAATTTCATTTATCGTATGCGCGTTTTTGTCGCTATGCGCAGGCGCAGCAAACGCCGCCGACAGCGTCAAACTTGATGCGGTCGAGGTTACGAACTCGGCGGGCGAGAGCATTTCGGACTCGGGCATTTCCGAGCGTTTTTTACAAAAAGACGCGCTTTTTGGACCGCTAATGGATAAAAAGATCAAGGACATCCCGCTGCAAATCAACACCGTAACCGGCGAGCTAGCGCAAAATTTGGGCGCGAGCGGGCTTGAGAACGTTTGGAGGACGGTGCCAAGCGCCACGGTTAGCTATATGGGATCCGGTTCCGTCACGCGTCCCGGCACTCGCGGTATGTACGGCGGCGTCATCGGAAACAACTACTGGGACGGTTTTATGGTTACCGCGACCGCTGCCGTACCGATGATGATATTTGAAAAACTCGAGGTGCAAAACGGTCTTTCGGGCTCGCTTTACGGCTCGCAGCATCCAAGCGGTATCTTTAACTACACGCGCAAGCGCCCTGTTTCTAACCAAACTATCGTGCGCACGGACTGGAGCGAGAAATCAAATTTTGGCCTAATGCTAGATACTTTGGATCGCTTTGAAAAGGTCGGCTACCGCGGTTTTTTTATTTTAACGACGGCGAAGGCTTCGTAA
- a CDS encoding TOBE domain-containing protein: protein MFSARNQLAAQITEVREGAVNSLIVAKLQGGETVKATVTVDSQKELGLAAGKKVVYLFKASSIIVAKGDNGLKLSATNQLKGKVVKVTEGAVNAEVDIQITGGDKLSAIITNESAKNLSLKAGDEVTAIIKASHIIIGA, encoded by the coding sequence ATGTTTAGCGCAAGAAATCAACTAGCTGCACAAATAACAGAGGTAAGAGAGGGAGCGGTAAACTCTCTAATCGTAGCAAAATTGCAAGGCGGAGAGACCGTAAAAGCAACCGTAACCGTAGATAGCCAAAAAGAGCTAGGACTAGCGGCCGGCAAGAAAGTAGTTTATCTATTTAAGGCTTCTTCTATCATAGTAGCTAAAGGCGATAACGGTCTAAAGCTAAGCGCTACCAACCAACTAAAAGGTAAGGTGGTAAAAGTAACAGAGGGAGCGGTAAATGCCGAAGTAGATATCCAGATAACAGGCGGAGATAAACTAAGCGCCATCATCACTAACGAATCTGCTAAAAACCTATCTCTAAAAGCGGGCGATGAAGTAACGGCTATCATTAAAGCTAGCCACATCATCATCGGTGCTTAA